Within the Syngnathus scovelli strain Florida chromosome 6, RoL_Ssco_1.2, whole genome shotgun sequence genome, the region ACGTCAAGGAGACGATGGCGGCGTTCGAACCATTTGACGTCAGAAAGCAAGCAGACATACTCGGGGAAGCAGAGCTGCCTCAAGCTTCCGTTTTGGTCCCTCTGTTTGTGAGGAGCGGGAAGCTACATACTCTCATGACCCAGCGGTCGGAACAGGTAACCGGGGGCACAAATGCCAAAACCTCACTCTGAACCAGTGTGTCACTAACTTCTCGCCCGCGGACCAGATGAGGACCCCTCAGGCGTGTtcttacaaataaaaataaaaagcgcttACCATTAAtgggacattttgtttttatttgaatgttcaatttgaaaatgtaaaaatttTACGAGATTATAGAAAACGTGTTATATATTTATAAGGGCTTTAGCAAACGATTGTTTAAACACCAACTACTCTCATCAATTAGAAATGAAAATTATGTatagtcaagaaaaaaaattatgcgAGAAAAAAAGTTATATTTACATAGAACTCAACCTGACAAATTAAATTagaatttcaaaacaaaatgttgatttTACAAGGATTAGCTTTTAATGAATTTCagtccaatatttttttttaaaattcacaattttacaggaacaatgttggattgttttttttttcccccaaacgtGGCTAGAAACCGTATGAGTATAGCCATAAATAAaaaagttaagttttttttttctcatccctGTAGGTGTGCTCATTTGCAgatttttgtatttatattcTAGATTTGTTTTTCATACATATACTGTCCTGAATTTACTACCTTTGTAATGTTTTGGTTTCGCTGTGTGTGTGCAGCTGAGGGTGAGTGCAGGCGAGGTGTGTTTCCCAGGCGGCAAGCGAGACTCCAGTGACCAAGACGTGGTGCACACGGCCTTGAGAGAGGCTCACGAGGAGATTGGTCTTCCACCGGGTGATGTCCACGTCATCTGCACACTGCAGCCCTTTATCACAAAGGTACAGTGAACTCTGGCTGTATCGTGCATCACATGACGCCCCACCGCCTCTTAAATGCTCATGCAAAAAATACTGATCTGCAAAAGACACAAAGTGCAGGTCTTCaacactttctatcttttgaccAGAATTCTCTTTTGGTGACTCCGGTGGTGGGTTTCATCCCGGAATCATTCCTCGCCATTCCCAACACGGCAGAGGTGAGTGCCGTTTTTACGGTGCCATTGGACTTTTTCATCAAATCAGTCACTGCCGCCAAGGCCACATCGCTTTCCTTTGACTTTGTGGAGCCCCGCACGGAAGTTCGGTATCACATCTGGGGTCTGACTGCCATGGTGGCCTTCATTGTCGCCACCATCGCGCTCACATCAAAAGCAGAGGGTCATGTAACTTTTGACATAGAGGACTTGATGTGCAGGCTCAGGCAGAGGTTACAACAAACGAGGACACCAAGTAAACTGTGACTCATTTGAATATTTCATATAATGATTGGGATGTGTACACGACAATTGGGCTTAATTTTTACTGTATAAATGTATAATTCTATTGTATTTTCGAGTGAAAAGGACAAAGTGGTAATGTTTAAAGCTGtgattttctgaaaaaaaaaagtacattgatGAAGCTCTAAGGTAAGaagcaatattttctaaatAGTTTTAGTAATTATGAGAATTTATTTCCTATTGTTACATTTTTCTCAGATTATGAGTCCCattttataaattatttttataaaaaatgGGCCAAATGCTTCTTTGCTGCAGTGTATTTTTTATGtaatacttttaaaaaatatttaactatGACTTACAgttctggtttaaaaaaaaaaaaaaatggaccttTTTGATATTTTGCCTATTTTCCCCCAAATAAATTAATCCGAACATTTGTATTTCATTCTAATAGCATAATAGCTTGTCATTTTTGAAGATTAAAACAAAGAATTCAACCAAGACAATATGCTTACCTTGAACATTGAGAGATAAGATTGCCAGGTAGAGAGTAGATTGCCATGACCTGGATGCTTTGGAATCTACACAGTACACATGAAAACAAATTTCTTAGGAAGCGCAAATATTTTTAATCGCTCCTGTGGTAGTTAACACTCACATAGGCAATTATGCTATAAGGCTAACAATTATGAATttgggagatgttttttttccaaaaatgtgtgattgacaacaacaaaaagacctGTTTGAGACACAACGAtttgttattcattttttatttaatttaatgtaGCAGCAGGATTACAGAGACAAACTGAAGAGAGTATACAAATGTCCAGACCAAGGCCAAgtacataataataattcagATGAATGATAACACACTGGGGTGCTTGACCATTATCCCTTAATGCAGGGCTGTAAGGCTAAATATATAtactacgcacacacacgcacacacaaaaacaaacacgcacacaactgagagagagtgagaaagcAAAGAGGGTAAGCTCCTTTTGACTACAACAGGACGACATACGGCTCACGCTATTGGCAATGAAcagtaaccttttttttttttttgcatttcacaGCAACAGTAAATGCAGTGAAAGCACGGCAGCACAAAAACACCCTTGCAAGGAAACAATTGCCATTATTCTGTCCCTTTTTTAAACCTCAATTCAATCTCATGAGGCACCCAAAATAGAATATCATGCAatggttgttaaaaaaaacattagcagtAAAACAACCAGTGTGGGCTGTAAAAATACAAAAGTGGGGAGTATAGCGTAAACAGCAGAGacaaccttttctttttttcagtcaAGGCACACAAAGTTCTGTTGAAAGCGCCACCGTTGAAATTCAACATACCCCTGCAGTATATTTCACATTTAAATATACACGGATATTCATTCACACAACAGTGAAAGACAGAAGTGTGTGTAAAAGGTTTTGTGTGCTTTCACCCCCCTGCTTCAGTTGagtgtttttcttcttcaggaCCGACAAtgatgagaaaaaacaaaacggaCAAATGTACACATTAGTCACAAAACGCTCTCCGCAAATTGGTCTGATGTGCACAGAGCATGAGGTAAAACAATTACATTCATGAAACTGAAGCTCACTCACTTTCTTCTTCTAGTATGGCTTTAAGCATACTTTTCTCACATGTGCTCTTTAGTTCCCTCTATAATCAAGAGGAATGGAATGCTTGAAAACGTCACTGACTAGTGTACGAACCTGGCCTACAGTTTACTggataagttaaaaaaaaaaaaaaaataaagccacTTGAGAGATGTTTGACCAAGAATTGAtgggagaaaaagaaaatgccaCCAGCGACAGCGTAGCGCATGCCACACTGGGTCATTACTGTTGGGATCCGAGGTTTACACCGTACCACATTTCCAGGCTAGGAAATTCACAGTTTTTTTCTATATTAATGGCCGATGAGTGGAATATCTTTTTTTGATAATCCTGATTTAAGTGGGCTGTGACAAATTACTGGGTTATATTAATACTAAAATATTCTTTTGAGAATAAAGCCAAATATTTGGAGAAATAATTTCAAGACAAGATTTTTATGAGAAAGTCATACTGTGTATACAGAAAATCCCCACGTGTGTGGTTCGCCTAAAATAAATTTGACCTATTTTCTTTTTGAGGAATCTATACCCCACTTTTAGCTCAGTTTATTCACATTTTGGGACCAAAATctaaattttaattttttttctacccGATACGCACTCATTAATTTTTTCCAGAACTTTTGTATTCTTTATGGCAAACTACAGGGGAGTTTCTATTTACAAAttcaagtcaaattccttgtttggcatgctcaaacatggccaataaaaacTGAGTTGTTAAACACATCTTTATTTAAATATAATGAAATAAAAGCTTAACTTCTGAATTTTTGCCTTATTCCTTAAAACCCAAAACTTTACAACAAAAACACCTGCGAAAGGGACTAAGTTGCAAGGCCAACCAAACAATGACTAAGGTCCTCgaaatataccgtaattttcggactataagtcgcggtttttttcatagtttgggtgggtgggtgggggcgacttatatgtgaatattttctcaaaaatgtaaaaaaaaaaaaaaaagtgtaaccgcgataaacgaaccgcgatgtagcaagggattactgtaatttgaatttcaagtgacgtcagcagcacgGCGTGgtggtttacaaaaaggacaaagattgatcacgggataacgaagatgacgaagggccccacgtactaccggcatcattagcggctttgtttctaagtgacacggaggacgaagagtttgaaggatttaaggatttggagtgacacagaaggtttgaaaaacttttatcgcttttacgcacgcccggtcctgctctacggagctctctttcacctccgcggATAGAAGTCGGGAGCCGGCACTCGGCTGGGTGGCTGTCTGGGGACGGTGCTCGGTCAtgtttacgcatgcccggtcctattctatggatctctttttcacctccgtggctggaagtccacgccgccacacgcctggaagtttgttttgttaaataaagagccgtttaccaaacccacgtctttccttgtactttgttaacgctacaatatagttatatagtagatctgtggatgacaaaggacgagtaatttgatcgatggatttactgatttagagtgcacagatggtttgacaatattattgcttatataatagttatttgatatataatttatatatcgttatacgggcctgtggaatattttgaagtgcaagtgccgtcagcagcgcgcacccattgttgacaaaggacgatcgatggatttaatgaattggagtgacacagatggttttataaacgtgttatttatgtaatagttttattAATAACTCAATGTTACGTcatgcccgttctcagctcttcgtttgtgtttatgtcacgttagcatacctatcgtttagcctgttgttgctcgttcatgtctgttcttggtgttggattttgtcgaataaatttcaccccaaaatgcgacttatactccggagcgacttatatatgtttttttcacgttattgtgcattttatggctaatgagacctatattccggagcgacttttagtccgaaaattacggtagtaacACAATGAAAAGAAGTACTTAAAAGGTTTATTATTTTTCCTTTTGCGCATCCCAAAAGTTGAAAAAGTGGTCATTTTTCAGAAGTAAAATGTCAACTTTATAACACTGTTGTCAATATCTGCAAGACTATCAAACCAATAGATGGATTCAACTATTTTATAAATTTTGTAATTGTGTCCCAAAAGCGTTTTAAAACTAATATTAACTGTAATTATGGCTTTATTACTATAAGTTTCTGACAGACCACATATTACATACAAATTTGGGTTAAGTCACCACCGTACACTCAGTCGTAAACCAAGGATCCCCTGTATAcaagataagaaaaaaaaaaatctattcaatCTGGACTCACTTTGAGCACAACACACCTGTGCTAGCTTTCGGGCAAAATACCAGCACCAATAACTATTCTGCATTGTGAGAATCTAACACCTTTCGTTTGTTTAAGTTACAAAAATACTCTACACTTTGATATATGGATACAAAAGTCTAAAAAAGATAATTTACTTTAAAATGGATCACGGACAGCGACAGGACTAGAGTAAAGatgaaaaatgtaaacaaatgagTGAAACACCATTTTTGATGTTGTTAGAGATATGCTTAAGTACGTACAGCAGCGTGATGTTGCGACGCCATTTTTGAATGATCAGATTGGCAGAAATGTTCTTTAGAGTACCCTTTAAAACATATTTCTCTGGACTGTATACTCAACAGTTGCAAGTAGAAATGAGCAGACACGATGATGAgggcattttaaaaataaaaatacaacgtCAGGAGCTTTGGTTTGACCACTGCTTCAAAGCAACAACCAGAAGACGATAAATGTTATCACACTGATTATTCCGGTGACCAAACATGGCACCACAGAACCAAAATGAACACGTCCAACATTGTAgttaagaaaaagtcagaaggtGCCAACGTCATGTGCTGCCTGCATACTCTTTAAAACTTCCACAAACACGGGGTAAACCAGTATgaacaaaaaaagaacaaaacactTCAATGTTACATCTAtggggaaaaagaaagaaaataacaaCAGCCAACACGGGACTGGACAATACGGATTCAAATAACGACTGCAAGGGAATGGCCGATATGTACACGTCCGGACTGAACTGCCAAGCAGTATTCGGGCCACTGAAAAATTGGAGGCAAAAAAGTCGCAATGTTTTGGATAAAgttggaattaaaagaaaataatt harbors:
- the nudt7 gene encoding peroxisomal coenzyme A diphosphatase NUDT7 — translated: MDVKETMAAFEPFDVRKQADILGEAELPQASVLVPLFVRSGKLHTLMTQRSEQLRVSAGEVCFPGGKRDSSDQDVVHTALREAHEEIGLPPGDVHVICTLQPFITKNSLLVTPVVGFIPESFLAIPNTAEVSAVFTVPLDFFIKSVTAAKATSLSFDFVEPRTEVRYHIWGLTAMVAFIVATIALTSKAEGHVTFDIEDLMCRLRQRLQQTRTPSKL